In a single window of the Acyrthosiphon pisum isolate AL4f chromosome X, pea_aphid_22Mar2018_4r6ur, whole genome shotgun sequence genome:
- the LOC107882801 gene encoding zinc transporter ZIP1-like, with amino-acid sequence MDHSVAMNPVSTTAHITAAKASISLLLCLCSFATGLSPIKFAHAWRASRVRLSRKPTVASLLLCFGGGVLMFTALVGMQPDVRRTVRILQADGRLPDSDHLGDLIFCAALFAVFIVDEYVNLSRGPGRGTSTAATPDSQPPPKSFRVLFAVVALSFQEAFVGLSFGLETAGPDDALWYTYATASGNKLIIAFCLGMELAWSGARNSAIVVCSAVFATVTPVGVAIGMALSQCCDNNTANKLPSPGILHATSQALGAASLAFVVFLEVLPRHKHAGFTHLISTIVGFHVMLLLQFATNYQQSA; translated from the exons ATGGACCACAGCGTAGCGATGAATCCAGTTAGTACCACAGCCCACATAACCGCGGCCAAAGCATCGATCTCGCTCCTACTATGCCTGTGCTCCTTTGCCACTGGCCTATCACCTATAAAGTTTGCACACGCATGGCGTGCGTCCAGGGTACGATTATCGCGGAAACCGACGGTCGCGTCGCTGCTTTTGTGCTTCGGCGGAGGCGTGCTTATGTTCACCGCCCTCGTCGGTATGCAGCCCGACGTCCGGCGTACAGTGCGCATCCTCCAGGCGGACGGCCGGCTGCCAGACTCCGACCACTTAGGCGACCTAATATTCTGCGCGGCCCTCTTTGCTGTCTTCATCGTCGACGAATACGTTAACTTGTCCCGCGGCCCCGGACGCGGAACTAGTACTGCCGCAACTCCCGACTCCCAGCCACCCCCGAAGTCGTTCCGCGTCCTCTTCGCTGTGGTTGCTCTGTCATTCCAAGAGGCGTTCGTAGGCCTGTCGTTCGGCTTGGAAACCGCGGGCCCCGACGACGCCCTGTGGTACACGTACGCCACCGCATCCGGGAATAAACTGATAATCGCCTTCTGCCTGGGCATGGAACTGGCCTGGTCAGGAGCTCGGAATTCTGCAATAGTTGTATGCTCCGCTGTCTTCGCCACTGTCACGCCCGTCGGAGTCGCGATCGGCATGGCCCTATCGCAGTGCTGTGACAACAACACGGCCAATAAGCTGCCATCGCCCGGCATCTTGCACGCCACCTCACAGGCACTGGGAGCCGCATCGTTGGCGTTCGTGGTGTTCTTAGAAGTGCTTCCCAGGCATAAACACGCCGGGTTCACGCACCTGATTTCCACCATCGTTGGGTTCCACGTCATGCTATTGCTGCAGTTTGCCA cTAACTATCAACAATCAGCCTAG